The Brassica napus cultivar Da-Ae chromosome C7, Da-Ae, whole genome shotgun sequence genomic interval GCtttatatgataaattctaTTCTGTTTTGTTTCCGGCCCATGTCATAACTCTGCCCGTAATAGAGTGACGTCGTCGACGTGTTGGGCTTATATACTAATAAACTTTTTTCGAAGTGTTGGGCTTATATACTAATAAActctgttttattttgtatcagGCCCGTGCATGAAGACGATTGATTGCCCTATGACGGTTTCACCGTTTCGTGTTTCTTCTCTTTATTTCCTGTAAATTCTGCATTACCCCACTCATTAGCATTCAATCCGTTCTCTTCCCCATGGTTACTCAGTAGAGCTTTGGGTATAAATACCTACTCATTCAGACATGAACATCACAGCTTCGATGCGAATCAGAAGATAACTCTGTTCAATTTTCGGTTATTACAATGGTGAATTCACAAGTCCTTCTTACCGATTTGAAAGCAGGCCCGTGTTCCAACGTTGTCGAGGTTTGGTTGCGATTCGGGGAGGCCAGAAACGTGAGGAAAGGTGGTGAATTGATGAGTATTGACATACTTTTTGTCGATGAGAATGTAAGGttcttttcataatttttatttgtagttTATTCCATTAAGATTCTGTGAAATTAACCGCCATTTGCGATAGTTACATACTCATAGTCTTAACGTTTTGATTTCTTTGTATTGACAGTCAACGGTTACGCAAGGATCTGTTGGTGCGAACCGTCAGCTTAGGTTCATGGATGGTTTATGCGAAGGCTCTCTTTACACGTTAACCGGATTTGAAGTCACACGCAGCAACACCAATTTTCGTTTGTCTGATGCTCCTTTCTCGATTCGGTTCAATGAAGGAACCAAACTTGAGAAGATACCGGCGTCTTTATTCTCTGAAACAGGCTTTTTCAGGTCTTTCTTCTTAGTGTCTTAAACCAACTGGTAAAGTACTAATCAGCTGCTACTGTAGGAGCCTGAAAGCTTCATCTCCTGAGTTTACAAGCATATGTGCAAGTTTCTTAGTCAATGATATGTGTTTTTGCGTGTCAAAACCCTTTGTCAAACTCTAATCACTATACCACAAATCTTGCGTGTAGATGCTAAAAGATGCCGAACTTAACGATGTGATTGCAGAAGACCGTATCCCTCTATGCTCTAGCTCTACTTCTAAGTCATTGTACCTTTCTGGTAATGATGCTCActctttgtttttcattttctttgttatttCTCCTCCTCTGTCCTCAAAAGAGATAATAAAATGAGAGGATATTTTGTCTCGGTTTGACTCGAAAAGAATCTAATCGCCATGTAACCATTTTGAGTAATCATGTCATTGACTTAGGCTCCgatatattagatatatattgGTGTTAGCTCTGTCTCCTCCCAGTTCATTTAAATtgtattatatacttttaaattattgGATCAATGTGAACAAAGAATGTGTTTCCACGCATTAAAATAATGAACACTATTCTAAATTTTAATAGAGATAgagataaaattataaaacaaaccaACATATATGAAATTATGAATATGTcatcaatttaataaaattaggtTATTATGTTGATTAATAGTAAAAGCCTATCATATAATGGATTTCAAATCATTcattataaatcaataaaaaaactCCATAAACTAATCCAAAGAAATATTATCATCGCATGTGCAGATCAATCGTCGAGAAGCAGTTGGTAATATCATGGAACCATCAATCAACGATTTTAACCAAAAGCACTCAAGATAACCGGGTATGAGCAAGTGCAACCGAAGTCTCTTGCATCATTTCTAACcagttcaaaaaacaaaaaaaatagaaataagaaAGAGAAAGCCTAAAGGAAAATAGAAGAGaaaaaaacgattttttttaaaaaagacgTTTCTGAGGTTACTTCTTCACATGTCTTCTTCTTAgtggtaaaaaaatattaatctatgaaaaccacttattcattaatttataaaaaccgCTCATGCTGTTATTCATGTTGTGCTAAGCaagtacaaaacaaaataatatactatTTTTACAAACCACTATTAAAtacatcaaaaaataattttcacatACGaatccggcgcgtagcgccggaataccactagttaTTAATAAACAAAGATAATAACACAGTGGAGGTCCAAAAAGCCCAAAATTAAAAAGAGACAACAAAAGCCCAAACAGAAAGAAAACGGGCCAAGCCAGAAACAAAGCCCAAAGGAAAACGGTGATCCCAATCCAAACTTCTCCACGCGTTAACATTTTGGCAAGGATGGGACACGTGCCCTAAAACCGGAACGTCACCGAACTTCACCGGCCAGCGCGTCACCGCCAGAACTACTAATCGAAAAACCACCGGAACACACAGGAAACAGGTTACCGTTCAAAGAGTTTCGTGCCAACGAGATATGAAGGTGAGAAAGACCCAGCCACACCGCTTTAGCTTCCATCGCCGAAAAACCTTACGACGCCATGGATCTATAGCCAAAAGAACTCCTCTTCATATGAAGGAATTCCAATAAAACACCGTTGTCAATCCAATCGAAGCCGGAATCTACTGGAACAGAGAGGCACAAAGAAGAGGAGAACCAACAGAATCCGGTACAATCCGAAGCTAATCCGCCATCAAACACCAGAAGATGATGTTAAACGGAGCCAGAAGGCGGCGGTCCAACACCGAAGAGTAAGGCGTGGGCCCCGGAGCCAAAAGTCGGTCGTCCACCAAAGGATAGGTGCGACACCAGAACATAAGCCGACCATACGATGCTATCAAATCCATCCACGCCGGAAAGGAAACCCGAACACCACGGATCAAGATTGCCGGAGAAGAAACCGGCACGAACGGCGAACCTCTCTCTAAAAGATAGAGGTGATATAAGAGAGAGGTTCCTCATTCTTAAATGTATGCAGTTTCTTTTCAACtaagaaatttctcaaaatttaatttgtttattttcttataaataattgaCAAACTACTCCATTTCTATTCGTAAATTTTTTACTTCTgagaatctatactattatttatgaagtgattttgctgatttgtcaCATTCTCCATAATTTTAGCTAATTTTGCTAATTtgtcatattattattagtttttagcttaaatatttaatttattaatttaaataatataaatatttcgaaatttttaattaatttaaatagtatactatttcgaaatttctaattggaattataattattttaact includes:
- the LOC106410196 gene encoding uncharacterized protein LOC106410196 isoform X2, which translates into the protein MVNSQVLLTDLKAGPCSNVVEVWLRFGEARNVRKGGELMSIDILFVDENSTVTQGSVGANRQLRFMDGLCEGSLYTLTGFEVTRSNTNFRLSDAPFSIRFNEGTKLEKIPASLFSETGFFRC
- the LOC106410196 gene encoding uncharacterized protein LOC106410196 isoform X1, with the protein product MVNSQVLLTDLKAGPCSNVVEVWLRFGEARNVRKGGELMSIDILFVDENSTVTQGSVGANRQLRFMDGLCEGSLYTLTGFEVTRSNTNFRLSDAPFSIRFNEGTKLEKIPASLFSETGFFRSFFLVS